The candidate division KSB1 bacterium genome contains a region encoding:
- a CDS encoding biotin/lipoyl-binding protein: MRYLVRIGGRQFTISEIDRNQGRARIDDQLVAFDFQHVRGSLYSLIINGKVFSAYLESDGSIEEIAQGPNLFRAEVEDERAAILKQLTHSETDAGGTFALKAPMPGLVLRLPVQKGDAVQKGQSLVVIEAMKMENDIKSPADGVVAAIHVNERQPVEKNTKLITLTTK, translated from the coding sequence ATGCGCTATCTCGTCCGGATCGGAGGACGTCAATTCACAATCAGCGAAATCGACCGCAACCAAGGCCGGGCCCGGATCGACGACCAATTGGTGGCGTTTGATTTCCAACACGTGCGCGGCTCACTCTACTCGCTGATCATCAACGGCAAGGTTTTTTCGGCGTATTTGGAAAGCGACGGCAGCATCGAGGAAATTGCCCAAGGCCCGAATCTTTTTCGCGCCGAAGTCGAAGATGAGCGTGCCGCCATTTTGAAGCAACTCACACACAGCGAGACGGACGCCGGCGGGACGTTTGCTCTCAAAGCGCCGATGCCCGGCTTGGTGCTTCGGCTGCCCGTGCAAAAAGGCGACGCCGTGCAAAAGGGCCAAAGCCTCGTCGTCATTGAAGCCATGAAAATGGAGAATGACATCAAGTCGCCGGCCGATGGCGTTGTCGCGGCGATTCACGTCAACGAGCGCCAGCCCGTTGAAAAAAACACCAAGCTGATCACGCTGACCACGAAATGA
- a CDS encoding amino acid racemase: MTSTNLGLRTSDFKTIGILGGMGPEATARLFERIIALTPATRDQDHLPVQICNLPQIPDRTAAIQGRGESPVPLACQGLQRLAASGADFIAIPCNSIHHFFTELQASVKIPILHLINEVLRAVLQRWPQAQRFGLLATDGIIQSGIYQKFFSARQCEIIAPDAGRQKEVMTAIYAIKAGQKNFRDALAAGRDLLERRAQGIILGCTELGLVENYLAKDLPVIDSIEVLAQACVDMARGVREMPKLL, from the coding sequence ATGACTTCAACCAACCTCGGACTTCGGACCTCGGACTTTAAAACCATTGGCATTCTCGGCGGCATGGGACCGGAGGCTACCGCGCGCTTATTCGAGCGCATTATTGCTCTGACGCCAGCCACGCGCGATCAGGATCACCTGCCAGTGCAGATTTGCAATCTCCCCCAAATCCCCGACCGCACCGCCGCGATTCAAGGCCGCGGCGAGTCGCCGGTGCCGCTGGCCTGCCAGGGTTTGCAAAGGCTCGCCGCCAGCGGCGCGGATTTCATCGCCATTCCCTGTAATAGCATTCATCACTTTTTCACCGAGTTGCAAGCCTCGGTGAAAATTCCCATTTTGCATCTGATCAATGAAGTTCTTCGCGCCGTCTTGCAGCGCTGGCCGCAGGCGCAGCGGTTCGGCTTGCTGGCGACCGATGGCATCATTCAAAGCGGCATTTATCAGAAATTTTTTTCGGCGAGGCAGTGTGAAATTATTGCGCCAGATGCCGGCCGCCAAAAAGAAGTGATGACCGCCATCTACGCCATCAAAGCCGGTCAAAAAAATTTTCGCGATGCCCTCGCCGCCGGCCGCGATCTCCTCGAACGCCGCGCCCAGGGCATCATTCTCGGCTGCACTGAGCTTGGCCTGGTGGAAAATTATCTCGCCAAGGATTTGCCGGTGATCGACTCGATTGAAGTTTTGGCGCAGGCGTGTGTGGATATGGCGAGAGGGGTGAGGGAGATGCCAAAACTTTTGTAG
- a CDS encoding alpha/beta hydrolase-fold protein: MFKRFHLILIVLFSIFCSPVIAQNPALKNNSKLVEQLLRSRPDLFGEILKHVEKYEVQILYTQIDRDQNNKPAFRSFSYRVNDKEYFYPASTVKLPAAILALEKLNQLGIPGLNKYTALRIDSAYSGQSAVTHDSSAENNLPSIAHYIKKIFLVSDNDAFNRLYEFIGQRELNEALWKKGFKNLKLVHRLAIALSAEENRHTNPFTFYDGDKIIYQQPPRFNPLVFPNKLKTTRRGQGFIQNDSLIAAPKDFSRNNYISLANLQGLLKAVMFPEAVKPQQRFLLTEDDERFLHKYMSMLPSECAYPEYDTTEYYESYVKFFMFGDSRKPIPSNIRIFNKVGQAYGYLTDNAYIVDFENNIEFLLSAVIYVNEDQIFNDGKYEYETIGLPFLANLGRVVYEYEKTRPRKYAPNLKKFKINYFEPRKEARVNVNVITPASTPAGARVFIAGNQPSLGNWDPGKIEMKKQNDSLWRFVQKIPKGTSVEFKITRGSWNAEAIYQAGVIPSNITLTVRVDTTITLRPLTWRDQMSTAPPTRSGIVGTVKYYRAVKSAKLRHPRDVIVWLPPSYEKNRQKRYPVLYMHDGQNIIDPRTSFGGYDWRIDEVADSLIRAQKMEEIIVVGIYNSPDRAPEYSDSELGRGYVDFVANELKPMIDQAFRTKPDAKNTAVMGSSMGGLISFLFVWWHPEIFSKAGCLSSAFLWDDNKILKEVRDYSGPKKPIRVYLDDGSEGLEARLKPGYDEMVALLQAKGYKPGVDLEYFYDEGASHNEAAWAKRVWRPLLFMFGK; this comes from the coding sequence CTGAAGCACGTTGAAAAATACGAAGTGCAGATTTTATACACCCAGATTGACCGCGATCAAAATAACAAACCCGCGTTTCGCTCCTTTTCTTATCGCGTGAACGACAAAGAATATTTTTATCCGGCCAGCACGGTGAAGCTGCCCGCGGCGATTCTGGCGCTGGAAAAGCTGAATCAACTCGGCATTCCCGGGCTGAATAAATATACGGCGTTGCGCATCGACAGCGCGTACAGCGGGCAAAGCGCCGTCACGCATGATTCCAGCGCCGAAAACAACCTGCCGTCCATCGCCCATTACATCAAAAAAATTTTCCTGGTTAGTGATAACGACGCCTTCAACCGGCTCTATGAATTTATCGGCCAGCGCGAGCTGAATGAAGCCTTGTGGAAAAAGGGTTTCAAAAATCTCAAACTCGTTCATCGTCTCGCCATCGCGCTTTCCGCCGAGGAGAATCGTCACACCAACCCGTTCACTTTTTACGACGGCGATAAAATTATTTATCAACAACCGCCCCGCTTCAATCCGCTCGTTTTTCCGAATAAACTCAAAACCACGCGCCGCGGCCAGGGCTTTATCCAAAATGACTCATTGATCGCAGCGCCGAAGGATTTCTCGCGGAATAATTATATCTCGCTGGCGAATCTGCAAGGTCTGCTCAAAGCCGTGATGTTTCCGGAGGCGGTCAAGCCGCAACAAAGATTTCTTCTCACTGAAGATGATGAACGGTTTTTGCACAAATATATGTCGATGCTGCCGTCTGAATGCGCCTATCCCGAATATGACACGACGGAATATTACGAAAGCTACGTCAAATTTTTCATGTTCGGCGATTCGAGGAAACCCATTCCCTCGAATATCCGCATTTTCAACAAAGTCGGCCAAGCTTATGGTTATTTGACCGACAACGCCTACATCGTGGATTTCGAAAACAACATCGAATTTTTGCTCAGCGCCGTCATTTATGTCAACGAAGATCAGATTTTTAACGACGGCAAATACGAATATGAAACGATCGGCCTGCCGTTTTTGGCCAATCTTGGCCGCGTGGTTTATGAGTATGAAAAAACGCGGCCGAGAAAATATGCGCCGAATTTGAAGAAGTTCAAGATCAACTATTTTGAACCGCGAAAAGAGGCGCGGGTCAATGTCAACGTCATCACCCCGGCCTCAACGCCGGCCGGCGCGCGCGTCTTTATTGCCGGCAATCAGCCGAGCCTCGGCAACTGGGATCCCGGCAAAATCGAGATGAAAAAGCAAAATGATTCGCTGTGGCGCTTCGTGCAAAAAATTCCAAAAGGCACGAGCGTGGAATTTAAAATCACACGCGGCTCTTGGAACGCTGAGGCGATTTACCAGGCCGGCGTCATTCCGTCCAATATCACCCTTACCGTTCGAGTTGACACGACGATTACGCTGCGGCCGTTAACTTGGCGCGATCAAATGAGCACGGCTCCTCCGACCAGAAGCGGCATTGTTGGAACGGTGAAATATTATCGCGCCGTCAAGAGCGCAAAGCTCAGACATCCTCGTGACGTGATCGTCTGGCTGCCGCCCTCTTACGAGAAAAACCGGCAAAAGCGTTATCCGGTTCTGTACATGCACGACGGCCAAAATATCATCGATCCGCGCACTTCTTTTGGCGGGTATGATTGGCGGATCGACGAAGTCGCCGACAGCCTGATTCGCGCGCAGAAAATGGAGGAAATCATCGTGGTGGGAATTTATAATTCACCCGACCGCGCGCCGGAGTATTCCGACTCCGAATTGGGGCGCGGCTATGTTGATTTTGTCGCCAACGAGCTGAAACCGATGATTGACCAGGCCTTTCGCACCAAACCCGACGCGAAAAATACGGCGGTGATGGGTTCATCGATGGGCGGATTGATTTCATTCTTGTTTGTCTGGTGGCATCCCGAAATTTTCTCGAAAGCCGGTTGCCTTTCCAGCGCCTTTTTGTGGGATGACAACAAGATTCTCAAAGAAGTGCGGGATTATTCCGGCCCGAAAAAACCGATTCGGGTTTATCTTGATGACGGCAGTGAGGGCTTGGAAGCGCGTCTCAAACCGGGTTATGATGAAATGGTGGCGTTGTTGCAGGCGAAGGGTTACAAGCCGGGCGTTGATTTGGAATATTTTTATGACGAAGGCGCGTCGCATAACGAAGCCGCGTGGGCGAAAAGAGTTTGGCGGCCGTTGTTGTTCATGTTTGGAAAGTAG